In the Hippoglossus stenolepis isolate QCI-W04-F060 chromosome 14, HSTE1.2, whole genome shotgun sequence genome, one interval contains:
- the nrd1b gene encoding nardilysin b, whose translation MEAQEQEQEQETEQETDRSRAGVGAGDGAGVGAGDEGDAEIIKSPSDPKKYRYIELNNGLRVLLISDFSGADLKGCGENGEDKGETEAQGEREEEDEGDSGEGSEEDEEDDEEAEQDSDFEELDEESAGKKKGSSEKQAAAALCISVGSFSDPDDLPGLAHFLEHMVFMGSEKYPAENGFDAFLKKHGGSDNASTDCERTIFQFDVQRKYFREALDRWAQFFICPLMIEDAIDREVEAVDSEYQLARPSDSHRKEMLFGSLAKPGHPMGKFCWGNAQTLKLEPREKQINTYQRLRDFWRRYYSAHYMTLTVQSKETLDTLEQWVREIFIKVPNNCEPRPDFSHLQQPFDTPAFNKLYRVIPVRKVHALTISWAVPPQGQHYRVKPLHYISWLIGHEGTGSILSLLRKKCWALALFGGNSETGFDQNTTYSIFSISITLTDQGYQNFYQVVDFVFQYLKMLQTLGPQQRIYEEIQKIEANEFHYQEQTDPIEFVENICENMQLFPKDDFLTGDQLMFEYDPQVITAALSLLTPDRANLLLLSPENEGRCSLREKWFGTCYSMEDIPETWAQRWARDFELIPELHLPAENKFIATDFTLKTLDCADTEFPVRIVNNERGCLWYKKDNKFKIPKAYLRFNLISPVIQRSPENLVLFDIFVNILAHNLAEPAYEADVAQLEYKLVASEHGLVIRLKGFNHKLPLLLTLIVDHLADFSAEPGVFTMFSEQLKKTYFNILIKPERLGKDVRLLILEHCRWSVIQKYQAVVKGLTVDDLMAFVTGLKAELYTEGLVQGNFTSTESREFLQYFTQKLQYQPLSAEVPVLFRVVELPHNNHLCKVKSLNKGDANSEVTVYYQSGLKNLREHALMELMVMHMEEPCFDFLRTKETLGYQVYPTCRNTSGVLGFSVTVETQATKFSTDFVETKIQEFLVSFGERLASLSEEAFRTQVTALIKLKECEDAHLGEEVDRNWFEVVTQQYVFDRLNKEIQVLKLFTQEELVSWFLEHRNTRSRKLSVHVVGFGVEENDPPDQGVACGSDGSDNPPTSSYGEVSELTFLSASSPSLQDATLITDIRAFTSSLPLHPYHKILS comes from the exons ATGGAGgcgcaggagcaggagcaggagcaggagacgGAGCAGGAGACGGACAGGAGCCGGGCAGGAGTCGGAGCAGGAGACGGAGCAGGAGTCGGAGCAGGAGACGAGGGTGATGCAGAGATCATCAAATCACCCAGTGACCCAAAGAAATACAG gtaCATCGAGCTGAATAACGGCCTCCGAGTTCTCCTCATCTCCGACTTCAGTGGGGCCGACTTGAAGGGGTGTGGTGAAAACGGAGAGGACAAGGGTGAAACTGAGGCCCAGGgcgagagggaagaggaggatgaaggggaTTCCGGTGAGGGgtcagaggaggacgaggaggatgaCGAAGAGGCGGAGCAGGACAGCGACTTTGAGGAGCTGGACGAGGAGAGCGCAGGGAAGAAGAAAGGGAGCTCTGAGAAACAG gctgcagctgctctgtgcaTCAGTGTGGGGAGCTTCAGTGACCCGGACGACCTGCCCGGCCTCGCCCACTTCCTGGAACACA TGGTGTTTATGGGCAGTGAGAAATATCCAGCAGAGAACGGCTTTGACGCCTTCTTGAAGAAGCACGGCGGAAGTGACAATGCCTCCACCGACTGTGAGAGAACCATCTTTCAGTTCGATGTGCAGAGGAAGTATTTCAGAGAGGCGCTCGACAG gtggGCTCAGTTCTTCATCTGTCCTCTGATGATTGAGGACGCCATcgacagagaggtggaggctGTGGACAGTG AGTACCAGCTGGCGAGGCCGTCAGACTCTCATCGTAAGGAGATGCTGTTCGGGAGCCTCGCTAAGCCTGGACACCCTATGGGCAAATTCTGCTGgg GTAACGCTCAGACATTAAAGCTGGAGcccagagagaaacagatcaACACATACCAGCGGCTCAGAGACTTCTGGAGGAGATACTACTCTGCTCATTACATGACACTCACTGTTCAGTCCAAAG AGACTCTGGACACTCTGGAGCAGTGGGTGAGGGAGATCTTCATTAAAGTTCCCAACAA TTGTGAACCTCGACCGGACTtctctcacctgcagcagccGTTTGACACACCGGCCTTCAACAAACTCTACAGAG tgatcCCTGTGAGGAAGGTTCATGCTCTGACCATCAGCTGGGCCGTCCCTCCACAGGGACAACACTACAG agTGAAGCCGCTTCACTACATCTCCTGGCTCATCGGACACGAAGGAACCGGGAGCATCTTGTCTCTGCTCAGGAAGAA gtgctgGGCTCTGGCTCTGTTTGGAGGAAACAGTGAGACGGGCTTCGATCAAAACACCACCTActccatcttctccatctctATCACCCTCACCGACCAGGGCTACCAGAACTTCtaccag GTGGTAGATTTTGTGTTCCAGTATCTGAAGATGCTCCAGACTCTGGGCCCCCAGCAGAG GATCTATGAGGAAATTCAGAAGATAGAAGCCAATGAGTTCCACTATCAGGAGCAG ACGGATCCCATCGAGTTTGTGGAGAACATCTGTGAGAACATGCAGCTGTTTCCCAAAGACGACTTCCTGACTGGGGACCAGCTCATGTTTGAGTATGACCCTCAG gtgatcactgctgctctgtcccTGCTGACTCCAGACAGAGCgaacctgctgctgttgtcaccAGAAAACGAAGGTCGCTGTTCACTCAGAGAGAAATGGTTTGGTACCTGCTACAGCATGGAgg ATATCCCAGAGACGTGGGCTCAGCGCTGGGCGAGAGACTTTGAACTCATCCCTGAACTCCACCTTCCTGCTGAGAACAAATTCATCG CAACGGATTTCACCCTGAAAACTTTGGACTGTGCGGACACAGAGTTTCCTGTCAGGATAGTGAACAATGAGCGAGGCTGTCTGTGGTACAAGAAGGACAACAAGTTCAAGATCCCCAAAG cttATCTTCGTTTCAACTTGATCTCCCCGGTGATACAGAGGAGCCCAGAGAA TCTTGTTCTGTTCGACATCTTCGTGAACATCCTGGCTCACAACCTGGCGGAGCCGGCGTATGAGGCCGACGTGGCGCAGCTCGAGTACAAACTGGTGGCCAGCGAGCACGGACTGGTGATCCGGCTGAAAGGCTTCAACCACAAACTGCCG CTGCTGTTGACGCTGATCGTGGATCACCTGGCGGACTTCAGCGCCGAGCCGGGCGTCTTCACCATGTTCtcagagcagctgaagaaaaCCTACTTCAACATCCTCATCAAACCGGAGCGACTCGGGAA agacGTTCGTCTGCTGATCCTGGAGCACTGTCGCTGGTCAGTCATTCAGAAGTATCAGGCCGTTGTCAAAGGTCTGACCGTCGACGACCTCATGGCTTTTGTCACCGGGCTGAAGGCGGAGCTGTACACTGAGGGGCTGGTTCAGGGAAACTTCACCAGCacg GAGTCCAGGGAGTTTCTGCAGTACTTCACCCA gaagctgcagtaCCAGCCTCTGTCTGCAGAGGTCCCCGTGTTGTTCCGGGTGGTGGAGCTGCCTCACAATAATCATCTCTGTAAAGTCAAATCTCTCAATAAGGGAGACGCCAACTCTGAAGTCACCGTCTACTACCAG TCGGGGCTGAAGAACCTCAGAGAGCACGCCCTCATGGAGCTGATGGTG ATGCACATGGAGGAGCCCTGCTTCGACTTCCTCAGGACGAAGGAGACACTGGG GTACCAGGTGTACCCAACCTGCAGGAACACCTCAGGAGTGCTGGGCTTCTCCGTCACCGTGGAAACACAGGCCACCAAGTTTAG CACCGACTTTGTGGAGACGAAGATCCAAGAGTTCCTGGTCAGTTTCGGGGAGCGTCTGGCGAGTCTGAGCGAGGAGGCCTTCAGGACCCAGGTGACGGCCCTCATCAAGCTGAAGGAGTGCGAGGACGCTCACCTGGGAGAGGAAGTGGACCGCAACTGGTTTGAGGTGGTCACCCAGCAGTACGTCTTCGACCGGCTCAACAAGGAG ATCCAGGTTCTGAAGCTCTTCACTCAGGAGGAGCTGGTCTCCTGGTTCCTGGAGCACAGAAACACCAGGAGCAGGAAGCTCAGTGTTCAT GTGGTGGGTTTCGGGGTGGAGGAGAACGACCCACCGGATCAGGGCGTCGCCTGCGGCTCAGACGGCTCTGACaacccccccacctcatcctACGGCGAAGTCAGCGAGCTGACCTTCCTGTCGGCCTCCTCCCCGTCACTCCAGGACGCCACGCTCATCACCGACATCAGAGcgttcacctcctccctccccctgcaCCCCTACCACAAAATCCTCAGCTAG
- the rab3b gene encoding ras-related protein Rab-3B has protein sequence MAKADQRFGQRDGSDQNFDYMFKLLIIGNSSVGKTSFLFRYADDSFSNSFVSTVGIDFKVKTVYRNDKRIKLQIWDTAGQERYRTITTAYYRGAMGFILMYDITNEESFNAVQDWATQIKTYSWDNAQVIMVGNKCDMDEERVVPVDKGKHLSEQLGFEYYEASAKENINVRQVFERLVDIICVKMSERVDVEVPTAPGAKTTRLTDKPAQLPQKCC, from the exons ATGGCGAAGGCAGACCAGCGTTTCGGCCAGCGGGACGGCTCCGACCAGAACTTTGACTACATGTTCAAGCTGCTGATCATTGGCAACAGCAGCGTTGGGAAAACGTCGTTCCTGTTCCGCTACGCCGACGATTCCTTCAGCAACTCCTTTGTCAGCACCGTGGGCATCGACTTCAAGGTGAAGACGGTGTATCGCAACGACAAGAGGATCAAGCTGCAGATCTGG GACACGGCAGGCCAGGAGAGATACCGCACCATCACCACGGCCTACTACCGCGGCGCCATGGGCTTCATCCTCATGTACGACATCACCAACGAAGAGTCGTTCAACGCCGTCCAGGACTG GGCCACTCAGATTAAGACGTACTCCTGGGATAACGCCCAGGTGATCATGGTGGGCAACAAGTGTGACATGGACGAGGAGAGAGTTGTGCCTGTGGACAAAGGGAAACATCTCTCCGAGCAGTTAG GCTTCGAGTACTACGAGGCGAGTGCTAAGGAGAACATCAACGTGCGGCAGGTCTTCGAGCGCCTGGTGGACATCATCTGCGTGAAGATGTCGGAGCGTGTGGACGTCGAGGTGCCAACGGCCCCCGGCGCCAAGACCACCAGACTGACCGACAAGCCCGCCCAGCTACCTCAGAAGTGCTGCTGA